From a region of the Methylocystis hirsuta genome:
- a CDS encoding DUF934 domain-containing protein, with protein MALISDGRFIEDAWRRLADEEALPKTGKFIVSLPRLEHAVEVLGPTATFGVIVPNTTEPSALIAALPRLDLISIAFPAFADGRGFSLARLLRRAEFKGELRASGRLVADQYPHAIGCGFDTIEIPDDLADRQDEEQWRSALNAYSMSYQRGYAGRGSILEARRKAARS; from the coding sequence ATGGCGCTGATATCTGACGGCCGCTTCATCGAGGACGCCTGGCGCCGGCTTGCCGACGAGGAAGCGCTGCCGAAGACCGGCAAGTTCATCGTGTCGTTGCCGCGACTCGAACATGCCGTGGAGGTCCTTGGGCCGACGGCTACGTTTGGCGTGATCGTTCCGAACACGACGGAACCGTCGGCGCTCATCGCAGCCTTGCCGCGGCTCGACCTCATCTCGATCGCTTTCCCGGCTTTCGCTGACGGTCGCGGCTTCTCTTTGGCGCGCCTGCTGCGGCGGGCGGAGTTTAAAGGCGAGTTGCGCGCCAGCGGGCGTCTCGTCGCCGACCAATATCCTCACGCGATTGGTTGCGGCTTTGATACGATCGAAATTCCGGACGATCTCGCCGATCGCCAGGATGAAGAACAGTGGCGCAGCGCGCTCAACGCCTATTCAATGAGCTATCAGCGCGGCTACGCCGGGCGCGGCTCGATCCTCGAAGCGCGCCGGAAGGCGGCGCGTTCATGA
- a CDS encoding phosphoadenylyl-sulfate reductase, translated as MKPSIPETLSPRLAPLDLDHRLLLVREFIPGRIVFTTSFGVEDQLIAHSIFTQGLDIDVATIDTGRLFPETYELWERTEARYARRIRAVYPQAAPLEALIEEQGINGFYKSVDARKACCHVRKVEPLSRLLAGVSGWVTGLRADQSQARAEAPLIAFDETHRVLKLNPLADYTRDAVVAAVEEFSVPINDLHAKGFLSIGCAPCTRAVLPGEDERAGRWWWEEDNKKECGLHVGDDGVLRRGAPQEASL; from the coding sequence ATGAAGCCTTCGATCCCCGAAACGCTGTCGCCGCGACTGGCGCCGCTCGATCTCGATCATCGTTTGCTGCTCGTGCGCGAGTTCATTCCCGGCCGGATCGTCTTCACCACGAGTTTCGGCGTCGAGGATCAGCTCATCGCGCATTCAATCTTCACGCAGGGCCTCGATATCGACGTCGCGACGATCGATACCGGTCGGCTCTTTCCCGAAACCTATGAGCTGTGGGAGCGCACGGAAGCACGCTATGCGCGGCGCATTCGCGCGGTTTACCCCCAGGCCGCGCCGCTCGAAGCGCTCATCGAGGAGCAGGGGATCAACGGCTTTTACAAGTCCGTGGACGCGCGCAAGGCCTGCTGTCATGTTCGCAAGGTTGAACCGCTGTCGCGGCTGCTCGCGGGCGTTTCTGGCTGGGTGACAGGGCTTCGAGCGGACCAGTCGCAGGCGCGCGCCGAGGCGCCGCTCATCGCCTTCGATGAGACCCACAGGGTGCTCAAGCTTAATCCGCTCGCCGATTACACGCGCGACGCTGTCGTCGCCGCGGTCGAGGAGTTTTCAGTGCCGATCAACGATCTCCACGCCAAGGGATTTCTATCGATTGGCTGCGCGCCGTGCACGCGCGCGGTGCTGCCCGGCGAAGACGAACGCGCCGGACGCTGGTGGTGGGAAGAAGACAACAAGAAGGAATGCGGCCTTCATGTCGGCGACGACGGCGTGTTGCGACGCGGCGCGCCGCAAGAGGCGAGCCTATGA
- a CDS encoding nitrite/sulfite reductase codes for MTAHDPEAMRRPNAPMTTYRYDEYDAAFVSERVAEFREQVRRRLSGALTEEEFRPFRLMNGLYLQLHAYMLRVAIPYGTLTARQMRRLADIAEKWDKGYGHFTTRQNLQYNWPKLVDTPDILESLADVEMHAIQTSGNCIRNVTADHFAGVAPDEIEDPRPTAEFLRQWSSLHSEFSFLPRKFKIAVTGAAHDRAAILVHDIGLRIVKNDTGEIGYQVVVGGGLGRSPFIGKVVGDFVPREDLLAFLEAILRVYNRFGRRDNKYKARVKILVHEKGIDEIRAAVEAEFAAMDRSAFAHDSEEFERIAAFFAPPPYDSLPATSASLRAAKLESPAFANFADVNVGAHKMPGYAIVTVSLKPIGGVPGDATSDQMRVLADASERFGFGELRVSHEQNIILPHVKQDDLLTLWRMLDAAGLATANAGLVSDIISCPGLDYCSLATARSIPIAQAISKRFSDMSRQRRIGKLGVKISGCINACGHHHVGAIGILGLEKKGQESYQITLGGDPTFSASIGEILGPGVTAEQVPDVVEHLVDYYLAEREEGEAFIDTWRRIGHARFKDVLRREGEDGADI; via the coding sequence ATGACCGCTCACGATCCCGAGGCGATGCGCCGGCCCAATGCGCCGATGACCACCTATCGCTACGATGAATATGACGCGGCTTTTGTAAGCGAACGCGTCGCGGAATTTCGCGAGCAGGTGCGCCGTCGGCTTTCCGGCGCGCTGACCGAAGAGGAGTTCCGCCCCTTCCGGCTGATGAACGGGCTCTATCTGCAGCTACACGCCTATATGCTGCGTGTCGCGATTCCCTATGGCACGCTGACGGCGCGGCAGATGCGCCGGCTCGCCGATATCGCGGAGAAGTGGGACAAGGGCTACGGCCATTTCACGACGCGCCAGAACCTCCAATATAATTGGCCCAAGCTCGTCGATACGCCGGACATTCTGGAATCGCTGGCGGACGTCGAGATGCACGCCATCCAGACGTCGGGCAACTGCATTCGCAATGTGACAGCCGATCATTTCGCCGGAGTCGCGCCGGACGAGATCGAAGATCCCCGGCCGACGGCGGAGTTTCTCCGCCAATGGTCGAGCCTGCATTCGGAGTTCTCGTTCCTGCCGCGCAAGTTCAAGATTGCAGTGACGGGCGCCGCGCATGATCGCGCCGCGATTCTGGTGCATGACATCGGCCTGCGCATCGTCAAGAACGATACGGGCGAGATCGGCTATCAGGTCGTGGTCGGCGGCGGACTCGGCCGTTCGCCCTTTATCGGCAAGGTCGTCGGCGACTTCGTGCCGCGCGAGGATCTGCTCGCCTTTCTCGAGGCGATCCTGCGCGTCTATAACCGCTTCGGCAGGCGCGACAACAAATACAAGGCGCGAGTCAAAATTCTCGTCCACGAGAAGGGAATTGACGAAATCCGCGCCGCGGTCGAAGCCGAGTTCGCGGCGATGGACCGCTCGGCGTTTGCCCACGACTCCGAGGAATTCGAGCGCATCGCCGCCTTTTTCGCGCCGCCGCCCTATGACTCGCTGCCGGCGACGTCCGCCTCGCTGCGCGCCGCGAAATTGGAGTCGCCGGCTTTCGCAAATTTCGCCGACGTCAACGTCGGCGCGCACAAGATGCCCGGCTACGCCATCGTCACGGTTTCATTGAAGCCCATCGGCGGCGTCCCCGGCGACGCCACGTCCGATCAGATGCGGGTGCTGGCCGACGCCAGCGAACGCTTCGGCTTCGGCGAACTGCGGGTCAGCCATGAGCAGAACATCATCCTGCCGCATGTGAAGCAGGACGATCTTCTTACGCTTTGGCGCATGCTTGACGCCGCCGGGCTCGCGACGGCGAACGCCGGCCTCGTCTCCGACATCATCTCGTGCCCCGGTCTCGACTATTGCTCGCTCGCCACAGCGCGCTCGATTCCCATCGCGCAGGCGATCTCGAAGCGCTTCTCCGACATGTCTCGGCAGCGGCGCATCGGCAAACTCGGCGTCAAGATCTCAGGCTGCATCAACGCCTGCGGCCATCACCACGTTGGCGCGATCGGCATTCTCGGGTTGGAGAAGAAGGGCCAGGAATCCTATCAGATTACGCTCGGCGGCGACCCGACCTTCTCCGCGTCGATCGGCGAGATTCTGGGGCCTGGGGTCACCGCCGAGCAGGTGCCCGACGTCGTCGAACATCTCGTTGATTATTATCTCGCCGAACGCGAAGAAGGCGAAGCCTTCATCGACACCTGGCGCCGCATCGGCCATGCGCGGTTCAAAGACGTTCTGCGTCGGGAGGGCGAAGATGGCGCTGATATCTGA
- a CDS encoding 2Fe-2S iron-sulfur cluster-binding protein, whose amino-acid sequence MSNIENIVARRPAESSQQSLPTLHVEDRDGIVHELEAVEGWRLMEILRDHGVGMVNTCGGALACAECHVVLDAESARRVPPPREEEVEKLDELPMLYENSRLSCQIIWSDEMSGLRLKLAQET is encoded by the coding sequence ATGAGCAATATCGAGAATATCGTCGCGCGGCGGCCCGCCGAATCGTCGCAGCAGAGTCTGCCGACCCTGCACGTCGAGGATCGCGACGGCATTGTCCATGAACTTGAAGCCGTCGAAGGCTGGCGGCTGATGGAGATCTTGCGCGACCATGGCGTCGGCATGGTCAACACCTGTGGCGGCGCTCTTGCATGTGCGGAGTGCCACGTCGTCCTCGACGCGGAATCGGCCCGCCGCGTGCCGCCGCCGCGCGAAGAGGAAGTCGAAAAGCTCGATGAATTGCCGATGCTTTACGAAAATTCGCGTCTCTCCTGCCAGATCATCTGGTCCGATGAGATGAGCGGCCTTCGGCTAAAGCTGGCGCAGGAAACGTGA
- the cysN gene encoding sulfate adenylyltransferase subunit CysN, which produces MHGAVAAASPSRAPARLVGEKPLLRFITCGSVDDGKSTLIGRLLYDADLAPDDIIAALESDSKKHGTQGEELDFALLVDGLAAEREQGITIDVAYRYFATDRRKFIVADTPGHEQYTRNMAVGASTAELAILLVDARKGILPQTRRHSVITSMFGVRHVVVAVNKMDLVGYSEETFRKIEADFHAFADHLRFASIYVAPLVAKDGDNLVHHSANMPWHDGPPLLSYLEGVAVEDATRIAPFRMPVQWVNRPNLDFRGFSGFISGGNIQPGDIVRVLPSGRDTRVARIVTFDGDLDSAVSGQSATLTLTEEIDISRGDLLCSPVSPAKTGDRLEAKLLWLVREPLVVGKSYLLKLGTKTAPAAVTAVDARIDIETGLPQPLPEGSTLAFNEIGGARLSLETVIACDPYGENRETGGFILIDRITNETVAVGMVKAVAASNGRVAPPLTELSYASMEGLPLARESFRPTPTRSLVKALSWLLPASISTFLIVYAFVQSAALAAEITGVEMIAIFALYYFHERFWSRLNFGLATEEARSGDDQSL; this is translated from the coding sequence ATGCACGGCGCCGTCGCTGCCGCATCGCCGTCGCGCGCGCCAGCGCGGTTGGTCGGCGAAAAGCCGCTCTTGCGATTCATCACCTGCGGCTCGGTCGACGACGGCAAATCGACGCTGATCGGTCGTCTGCTGTACGACGCCGATCTCGCGCCCGACGACATTATCGCGGCGCTGGAAAGCGATTCGAAAAAGCATGGCACTCAGGGCGAAGAGCTGGATTTCGCCTTGCTCGTCGACGGGCTTGCGGCCGAGCGCGAACAGGGCATCACCATCGACGTCGCCTATCGCTATTTCGCGACCGACAGGCGCAAGTTCATCGTCGCCGACACGCCCGGCCACGAGCAATACACCCGCAACATGGCCGTCGGCGCCTCGACCGCGGAACTCGCCATTCTGCTTGTCGACGCGCGCAAGGGAATCCTGCCGCAAACGCGTCGTCACAGCGTCATCACCTCGATGTTCGGCGTCCGCCATGTCGTCGTCGCGGTCAACAAGATGGATCTCGTCGGCTACAGCGAAGAGACGTTCCGCAAGATCGAAGCGGATTTTCATGCCTTCGCCGACCATCTTCGCTTCGCATCCATTTACGTCGCACCGCTTGTCGCCAAGGATGGCGACAATCTTGTCCACCACAGCGCCAACATGCCTTGGCACGATGGGCCGCCGCTGCTCTCCTATCTTGAGGGCGTCGCGGTGGAGGACGCCACGCGGATCGCGCCCTTCCGCATGCCCGTGCAATGGGTGAATCGGCCTAACCTCGACTTCCGCGGGTTCTCGGGCTTCATCAGCGGCGGCAATATTCAGCCGGGCGACATCGTGCGCGTTCTGCCCTCGGGGCGCGACACGCGGGTGGCGAGGATCGTGACCTTCGACGGCGATCTCGATAGCGCCGTTTCGGGTCAGTCGGCGACCCTCACGCTCACCGAAGAGATAGACATTTCGCGCGGCGATCTCTTGTGTTCGCCGGTCTCGCCGGCGAAGACCGGGGATCGTCTCGAAGCGAAGCTGTTGTGGCTCGTGCGTGAGCCTCTTGTCGTCGGCAAGAGCTATCTCCTAAAGCTCGGGACGAAGACTGCGCCGGCCGCCGTGACCGCGGTCGATGCGCGAATCGACATCGAAACCGGCCTGCCGCAGCCGCTGCCCGAAGGGTCGACGCTCGCCTTCAACGAGATCGGCGGCGCGCGTCTGTCGCTCGAGACCGTGATCGCCTGCGATCCCTATGGCGAGAACCGCGAAACCGGCGGATTCATTCTCATCGACCGCATCACCAATGAAACGGTCGCGGTCGGCATGGTCAAAGCCGTCGCCGCATCGAATGGCCGCGTCGCGCCGCCGCTGACGGAACTCAGCTACGCCTCTATGGAAGGTCTGCCGCTGGCGCGGGAGTCGTTTCGACCGACCCCGACGCGCAGCTTGGTGAAGGCGCTGTCCTGGCTCCTGCCGGCGAGCATTTCGACGTTCCTGATCGTTTACGCCTTCGTCCAAAGCGCCGCACTCGCCGCCGAAATCACCGGCGTTGAAATGATCGCGATCTTCGCGCTCTATTATTTCCACGAACGCTTCTGGTCGCGATTGAACTTCGGACTTGCGACGGAAGAAGCGCGCAGCGGAGACGATCAGAGCCTGTAA
- a CDS encoding DUF2849 domain-containing protein, giving the protein MPVFKHPQILIASNLTDGEVLFLGPSGWERDHRRARVARSADEAAALEALGKRDISANRVVDVYLADVEIGSDGAPTPLHYREKMRVKGPSVRLDLGKQATGGAL; this is encoded by the coding sequence ATGCCCGTCTTCAAACATCCCCAGATCCTGATCGCGTCGAATTTGACGGACGGCGAAGTGCTGTTTCTCGGCCCTTCGGGCTGGGAGCGGGACCACCGTCGCGCGCGCGTCGCGCGGAGCGCCGATGAGGCGGCGGCGCTCGAAGCCTTGGGCAAGCGTGACATTTCCGCCAATCGCGTGGTCGACGTCTATCTCGCCGATGTCGAGATCGGGAGCGACGGCGCGCCGACGCCGTTACATTATCGAGAAAAGATGCGCGTGAAGGGACCGAGCGTTCGCCTTGATCTCGGCAAACAAGCGACGGGAGGAGCGCTATGA
- the cysD gene encoding sulfate adenylyltransferase subunit CysD, with amino-acid sequence MTALATRPLGHLDRLEAESIHIMRETVAECERPVMLYSIGKDSAAMLHVAMKAFYPSKPPFPLLHVNTTWKFREMIEFRDRRMKELGLELIEYINPRGVEMNISPFVHGSKLHTEIMKTEALKQALDKYKFDAAFGGARRDEEKSRAKERVLSFRTAQHRWDPKNQRPEFWRLYNTRKAPGESLRVFPMSNWTEADIWDYVARENIPVVPLYFAKERPVVRRGGTLIMVDDARMELAPGESIEHKMVRFRTLGCYPLTGGIESDAANLEEIITEMRESRSSERQGRLIDHDGSSSMEQKKQEGYF; translated from the coding sequence ATGACGGCGCTTGCGACACGTCCGCTCGGCCATCTCGATCGCCTCGAGGCCGAGAGCATCCACATCATGCGCGAGACCGTCGCTGAGTGCGAACGGCCGGTGATGCTCTATTCGATCGGCAAGGATTCGGCGGCGATGCTGCACGTCGCCATGAAGGCCTTTTATCCATCCAAGCCGCCGTTTCCGCTGCTCCATGTCAATACGACCTGGAAATTTCGCGAGATGATCGAGTTTCGCGACCGTCGCATGAAGGAGCTTGGCCTCGAACTCATCGAATATATCAATCCCAGAGGGGTTGAGATGAACATCAGCCCCTTCGTTCATGGCTCGAAGCTTCACACCGAGATCATGAAGACCGAGGCGCTGAAGCAGGCGCTGGACAAGTATAAATTCGACGCCGCTTTCGGCGGCGCGCGTCGCGACGAGGAAAAATCCCGCGCCAAGGAGCGGGTGCTATCCTTTCGCACGGCGCAGCACCGCTGGGACCCGAAGAACCAGCGCCCGGAATTCTGGCGTCTCTACAATACGCGAAAGGCGCCGGGCGAGAGCCTGCGCGTCTTCCCGATGTCCAATTGGACCGAGGCGGATATCTGGGATTACGTCGCGCGCGAGAACATCCCCGTCGTTCCGCTCTATTTCGCCAAGGAGCGGCCGGTCGTGCGCCGCGGCGGCACGCTCATCATGGTCGACGACGCCCGCATGGAGCTCGCGCCCGGCGAGTCGATCGAACATAAGATGGTGCGCTTCCGTACGCTTGGCTGCTATCCGTTGACGGGGGGCATCGAAAGCGATGCCGCCAATCTCGAAGAGATCATTACGGAGATGCGCGAAAGCCGCTCCTCGGAGCGCCAGGGGCGGCTCATCGACCACGACGGCTCCAGCTCCATGGAGCAAAAGAAGCAGGAAGGATATTTCTAA